The Coccidioides posadasii str. Silveira chromosome 5, complete sequence genome has a segment encoding these proteins:
- a CDS encoding uncharacterized protein (EggNog:ENOG410PQ8N~COG:S~BUSCO:10168at33183) gives MLAARDQENLVHSHQTAAAAKPLNQNIRSFAPKTPGNKVPKTPFRIPLNDENNPLTFGGLGKQSVAGPRFQTQKENVIRRTGKDGEGEKGAFATPMGPRNRAPLGMKTTNAKAFQTPAPQLGTNKPARTGKRSSTVRKLKQSAPKQGNTQKTSRNVQDEEIPDIEYMPPTPQPLPDPPEDIPYDNSFPQFKGRNFARGWTRLYNDEYDIGEDGLTKKEREWREEQEAFDKRFDDLILQQVREMESLNIKEFPDEPCIEELEAKRLKGLEKKKANKPNINRHVSTLQSRSAAKALSRLPRPVAHPKTRPAPTARPRVITGLTSKRKSTVPSNPSSMRHTAAVVTSRTTLGYAKGRGVSSALRGRASKEEVKKVSSTKSIISPDKYMELYGPPPFGTEMWLRCKTAGLFDTEDVDQAILDEIPPSFYQEDEETANFQLTL, from the exons ATGCTTGCTGCTCGAGATCAGGAGAATTTGGTGCATTCTCACCAGACGGCCGCGGCTGCGAAGCCCCTCAACCAGAACATCCGATCATTCGCGCCAAAGACTCCTGGAAATAAAGTACCCAAGACGCCATTCAGGATCCCACTCAACGATGAAAATAATCCCTTGACATTTGGTGGCTTGGGAAAGCAATCGGTCGCGGGACCTCGGTTTCAAACGCAGAAGGAAAATGTTATCCGACGGACTGGAAAAGATGGGGAAGGGGAGAAGGGTGCTTTCGCTACACCGATGG GTCCTCGCAACCGCGCTCCCCTGGGAATGAAAACCACGAATGCAAAGGCCTTTCAGACGCCAGCTCCACAGCTAGGGACCAACAAGCCTGCAAGAACAGGTAAACGAAGCTCGACCGTCCGCAAATTGAAGCAGTCTGCACCGAAACAAGGGAATACTCAGAAAACGTCGAGAAACGTGCAGGATGAAGAAATTCCTGACATTGAGTACATGCCACCGACGCCGCAAC CGCTTCCTGACCCACCCGAGGATATCCCCTATGATAATAGCTTTCCGCAGTTTAAAGGACGAAATTTTGCTCGAGGGTGGACAAGGCTGTATAATGACGAGTACGATATTGGAGAAGATGGTCTTACCAAGAAGGAGAGGGAGTGGCGAGAGGAACAAGAAGCATTCGATAAACGATTTGACGACCTCATTTTGCAGCAGGTGCGAGAGATGGAGTCGCTGAATATCAAGGAGTTCCCTGATGAACCTTGCATCGAGGAGCTTGAAGCCAAAAGGTTGAAAGGcttagaaaagaaaaaagcgaATAAACCCAATATTAACAGGCATGTCTCTACTCTGCAATCGCGTTCCGCGGCCAAGGCGCTCTCGCGGCTGCCTCGACCAGTTGCCCATCCAAAGACTAGACCCGCTCCCACTGCGCGGCCAAGAGTGATTACGGGTTTGACGTCCAAGAGAAAATCTACCGTCCCATCGAATCCCTCCTCCATGAGACACACAGCTGCTGTCGTCACTTCAAGGACGACCCTTGGCTATGCTAAAGGACGCGGCGTATCCTCTGCGTTACGGGGTCGAGCATCCAAGGAAGAAGTGAAGAAAGTATCGTCGACAAAGAGCATTATTTCCCCGGACAAATACATGGAACTCTATGGGCCGCCACCCTTCGGCACGGAAATGTGGCTGCGATGCAAAACAGCCGGCCTCTTTGACACTGAGGACGTGGACCAGGCAATTCTCGACGAAATTCCTCCATCATTTTACCAGGAGGATGAGGAGACGGCCAATTTTCAACTCACATTGTAG
- a CDS encoding uncharacterized protein (EggNog:ENOG410Q5EI), with product MDYSESSRAKALFPPSPYSQHFVFFSTTQIAAATIQYEPGRLSSFLPFSMMSSIAQEGDVKPPKVNTSDHLNPLPSHIGSDTKAKCGDETQTGACPSNDATSVDLSNEKQPKTDKGLQTSNVFGYEKSKLKKTGFAFSIFFSWFSRVKQQPKENGPEAPEKGAVESGAAESNFNLVNMPVDIIFDIVDYLDPADREILRFTCRAFYFGLPALNFKHEHDGRCMLIQVFRRLYGTSLMPDVREGRTLLDNSDVKEKLSDHCGLCSITWPPGSWVHCPFHKPLEYASPPPLFSFKRPWHYMCLSHIRWAFALRKGLTQESYQKIIAKDVENGRLPRRVRRFSPVFSTYIASWNDYLANVESVRWTDGTYFGSAGNPNTNGLTKKKGAKPDPEVIKLHCCGHCLNILPENNPQRMCGMCDCGYCKQTSIEMLRIPRDDMRTKFVPLAKVDESHVEKIKAAKKAGIKKEPL from the exons ATGGATTATTCAGAATCTTCGCGTGCCAAAGCCCTCTTTCCACCTTCTCCTTACTCTCAACactttgttttcttttcaacAACCCAAATCGCCGCGGCGACCATCCAG TATGAACCAGGCCGCCTTTCATCCTTCTTGCCATTTTCGATGATGAGTAGTATAGCACAAGAGGGCGATGTCAAACCCCCTAAAGTCAATACTAGTGATCATTTGAATCCTCTGCCATCCCATATTGGTTCTGATACCAAGGCAAAATGTGGAGATGAAACTCAAACGGGGGCCTGCCCAAGCAATGACGCTACTTCTGTTGATTTGTCCAATGAAAAACAGCCCAAGACTGACAAGGGATTACAAACTTCGAACGTCTTTGGCTATGAAAAAAGCAAACTTAAGAAGACTGGGTTTGCCTtctcaattttcttttcgtGGTTTTCGAGGGTAAAGCAGCAGCCGAAGGAGAATGGACCGGAAGCCCCCGAAAAGGGAGCAGTCGAATCCGGTGCCGCGGAAAGCAATTTCAACCTCGTTAATATGCCTGTCGACATCATATTTGATATTGTTGACTACTTGGACCCTGCCGATCGTGAAATCCTTCGGTTTACTTGCAGGGCTTTTTACTTTGGCCTCCCTGCCCTTAATTTTAAGCACGAGCATGATGGCCGTTGCATGTTAATCCAAGTCTTCCGTCGCCTATACGGTACCTCTCTTATGCCGGATGTTCGTGAAGGACGCACTCTTCTCGATAATTCTGATGTAAAAGAAAAACTGAGTGATCATTGTGGTCTCTGCAGCATCACCTGGCCTCCCGGCTCTTGGGTCCATTGTCCTTTTCACAAACCTCTTGAATATGCTTCTCCCCCTCCTCTTTTCAGTTTCAAAAGGCCGTGGCACTATATGTGCCTCTCACATATCCGCTGGGCTTTTGCATTAAGAAAAGGCTTGACCCAAGAATCCTACCAGAAAATCATTGCTAAAGATGTCGAAAACGGCCGACTACCCCGTCGAGTACGTCGCTTCAGCCCTGTCTTCTCAACCTACATAGCTTCATGGAACGATTATCTCGCCAACGTCGAAAGCGTTCGATGGACTGATGGGACATACTTTGGGAGCGCAGGTAACCCAAATACTAACGGCCTTACGAAAAAGAAAGGCGCAAAACCTGACCCAGAGGTTATCAAGCTGCACTGCTGCGGCCACTGCCTTAATATTCTGCCAGAAAACAACCCACAGAGAATGTGCGGGATGTGTGACTGTGGATACTGCAAACAGACTTCCATTGAAATGCTAAGGATTCCAAGAGATGATATGCGCACGAAATTCGTGCCCTTAGCCAAGGTTGATGAGAGTCATGTTGAGAAAATAAAGGCTGCAAAAAAGGCAGGGATCAAAAAGGAGCCTCTTTAA
- a CDS encoding uncharacterized protein (EggNog:ENOG410PGIY~COG:I~BUSCO:4577at33183), with translation MPTKSLYPTVDIPNVDIWTLLFNRKDRQFPDNKIIYQDAETGRSYTYEQVRSTALEFGTGLKANWEWKKGDVLAVFSPNSIDIPPLTWGTHWAGGVVSPANPAYTADELAFQLKGTKARVLATQMSCLSTAIEAAKRVGIPDDRIILIGDERHPTSKYKHFTTIQNISRSIRYAKTKVDPAKDLAFLVYSSGTTGVPKGVMLSHKNIVTNIHQLNAGEEGNLTWNGGADGSGDRLLAFLPFYHIYGLTCLVHNALFSGLHLVVMAKFDIERWCSHVQNYRITFSYIVPPVVLLLTKHPIVDKYDLSSLRMMNSGAAPLTRELVESTYARIKCGIKQGYGLSETSPTTHTVPWSDWRRRAGSVGKLLPNMEAKYMTSPEDDSEPQEVPVGEVGELYIRGPNVFLGYLDNPAATAACVSPDGWFRTGDVGYQDSEGFFYITDRVKELIKYKGFQVAPAELEGLLTDHEAVSDAAVIGVESAEHGTEVPRAYIVPNPKVIPPGRRTAEEGEKISQWLQTRVAPYKRLRGGVRFVDEIPKSASGKILRRLLKEEAKKEEAIVKAKL, from the exons ATGCCGACCAAGTCCTTATATCCCACCGTGGACATTCCAAACGTCGACATCTGGACCCTCCTTTTTAACCGGAAGGATAGACAGTTTCCAGATAATAAGA TAATATACCAAGATGCCGAAACCGGCCGATCGTATACCTACGAGCAAGTTCGATCCACCGCTCTTGAATTTGGCACTGGTCTGAAGGCAAATTGGGAATGGAAGAAGGGCGATGTCCTTGCTGTGTTCTCTCCGAACAGCATCGATATCCCGCCGTTGACATGGGGCACCCACTGGGCTGGTGGCGTCGTTTCTCCCGCCAATCCGGCATATACCGCAGATGAACTAGCCTTCCAATTAAAGGGCACAAAAGCAAGAGTGTTGGCTACTCAGATGTCCTGCTTGTCGACTGCTATCGAGGCCGCAAAGCGGGTGGGTATCCCAGACGATCGAATTATCCTGATTGGCGACGAGAGACACCCAACTTCGAAATACAAACACTTCACAACCATTCAGAACATCTCCCGGTCTATTCGATATGCTAAAACCAAAGTTGACCCTGCCAAGGACCTTGCGTTCTTGGTCTACTCCTCGGGCACCACTGGTGTGCCCAAGGGCGTCATGCTATCGCATAAGAATATTGTAACAAATATTCATCAGCTCAATGCCGGAGAAGAGGGAAATCTAACGTGGAATGGAGGCGCCGATGGATCAGGTGATAGATTATTGGCTTTTCTGCCATTCTACCATATTTACG GTTTGACCTGTCTCGTCCACAATGCTCTCTTCTCCGGGCTGCATCTAGTTGTCATGGCTAAATTCGACATCGAGCGGTGGTGTTCCCATGTCCAAAACTACCGGATCACTTTCTCCTACATTGTTCCTCCCGTCGTCCTCTTGCTCACGAAACACCCAATTGTAGACAAGTACGACCTTTCTTCTCTCCGCATGATGAACAGCGGTGCAGCACCCCTCACACGCGAACTTGTCGAATCCACATATGCTCGCATTAAGTGCGGTATCAAACAAGGATACGGACTCAGCGAGACCAGCCCCACCACTCACACCGTGCCATGGTCAGACTGGAGGCGCCGCGCCGGCTCTGTCGGTAAACTCCTTCCAAATATGGAAGCCAAATACATGACTTCTCCGGAAGATGACTCCGAACCCCAGGAGGTACCCGTCGGCGAAGTCGGCGAGCTCTACATACGAGGACCTAACGTGTTCCTGGGGTACCTGGATAACCCTGCAGCTACTGCGGCCTGTGTTTCGCCGGACGGCTGGTTCCGTACTGGAGATGTTGGATACCAGGACTCAGAAGGCTTCTTCTACATCACCGATCGCGTGAAGGAACTGATCAAATACAAGGGATTCCAGGTCGCACCGGCAGAGCTCGAAGGCCTTCTTACAGATCACGAAGCGGTGTCTGACGCGGCCGTTATCGGTGTTGAAAGTGCAGAGCATGGCACCGAGGTTCCTCGAGCGTATATCGTGCCGAATCCCAAGGTTATTCCGCCTGGACGACGCACCGCGGAGGAAGGAGAGAAGATCAGCCAATGGCTTCAGACACGAGTTGCTCCTTATAAGCGGCTACGTGGTGGAGTTCGATTTGTTGACGAAATCCCGAAGAGCGCAAGTGGGAAAATCTTGAGAAGGCTGTTGAAAGAGGAGGCTAAAAAGGAGGAAGCGATCGTCAAGGCAAAGTTGTAA
- the MT2_1 gene encoding Sphingolipid C9-methyltransferase 2 (EggNog:ENOG410PFZI~COG:M~TransMembrane:2 (o54-72i79-101o)~BUSCO:4816at33183) — protein MARTHSESSDDFEFIETPAAPCQSPSPENCGVRTTSYPAIKNAPLPADAAGSDSFSNILLISLLVLVPWYLARQVGGGFYTTIFFAVFTSIPILMVFWSVASSISPRKNEKAKYPGRPVEHYLHFHSEHDRAKYHGKSKIPMETFHEMYFAGKVDFKGDCLEALEYRHDWAAFRFTLSLYKFFLTGMMPEVIMHTRSQDEEQVRGHYDRGDDFYGWFLGPRMIYTSGLISDINKEETLEQLQDNKLAVVCEKIGLKPGDTMLDLGCGWGTLAKYASVHYGAHVTGITLGRNQTAWGNNGLRKAGIEEAQSRIVCCDYRDAPVVSGGYKKITCLEMAEHVGVRHFGSFLSQVHDMLDDDGVFFLQIAGLRKSWQYEDLIWGLFMNKYIFPGADASTPLGFVVDKLEGAGFEIKGIDTVGVHYSATLWRWYRNWLGNREKVEAKYGKKWFRIWEFFLAYSTIISRQGSATCYQITMVKNINSTHRVEGIPTQFGLSGARTAAIENVGKGTLLTANVPATEKH, from the exons ATGGCGAGAACTCATTCTGAGTCTTCTGACGACTTTGAGTTCATCGAGACCCCTGCTGCCCCCTGTCAGTCACCTTCGCCTGAGAATTGTGGAGTTCGGACCACGTCG TATCCTGCGATTAAAAATGCACCTCTTCCCGCTGATGCTGCAGGGAGCGACAGCTTCTCCAACATCCTCCTAATTTCCCTTCTTGTTCTCGTTCCGTGGTACCTTGCCCGACAAGTTGGCGGTGGATTTTACACTACTATCTTCTTCGCTGTCTTCACCTCGATCCCCATTCTCATGGTCTTCTGGTCCGTCGCCTCATCAATTTCACCACGCAAGAACGAAAAGGCCAAGTATCCCGGTAGACCCGTAGAGCACTACCTTCATTTCCACAGCGAGCATGACCGGGCAAAATATCATGGCAAGAGCAAAATCCCCATGGAGACATTCCATGAGATGTATTTTGCTGGAAAGGTGGACTTTAAGGGCGACTGCCTTGAAGCCTTGGAATATAGACATGATTGGGCAGCGTTCAGGTTTACCTTGAGCTTGTACAAATTTTTCTTGACCGGAATGATGCCTGAGGTTATTATGCACACTCGCAGCCAAG ACGAGGAACAGGTCCGTGGACATTACGATCGCGGAGATGACTTCTATGGCTGGTTCCTTGGCCCACGCATGATCTACACGTCTGGTCTCATCAGCGATATCAACAAAGAAGAGACCTTGGAACAGTTGCAGGATAACAAGTTGGCTGTGGTGTGTGAGAAAATTGGCCTCAAGCCGGGAGACACCATGCTCGACCTTGGCTGTGGTTGGGGAACTCTCGCCAAGTATGCTAGTGTTCATTACGGTGCTCATGTTACCGGTATCACTCTTGGGCGCAACCAGACCGCTTGGGGAAACAATGGCCTTCGGAAAGCCGGCATTGAAGAAGCTCAGAGCCGAATTGTTTGCTGTGACTATCGTGATGCCCCGGTCGTATCTGGCGGTTACAAGAAAATCACGTGTCTCGAAATGGCCGAACATGTTGGTGTCCGCCACTTTGGATCATTCTTGTCCCAGGTCCACGACATGCTTGATGACGATGGTGTTTTCTTCCTTCAAATCGCAGGTCTTCGCAAGTCTTGGCAATATGAGGATTTAATTTGGGGTTTGTTTATGAACAAGTATATCTTCCCAGGTGCCGACGCCAGTACACCACTAGGATTCGTGGTCGATAAGCTCGAGGGAGCCGGTTTCGAGATCAAAGGCATCGATACCGTTGGCGTTCACTATTCTGCAACTCTCTGGAGATGGTACCGCAACTGGCTCGGAAACAGGGAAAAGGTTGAAGCCAAGTACGGCAAAAAATGGTTCAGG ATTTGGGAATTCTTCCTTGCCTACTCGACCATTATTTCGCGTCAAGGCAGCGCGACATGCTACCAGATTACCATGGTCAAGAACATCAATTCCACCCACCGCGTTGAAGGCATTCCAACCCAGTTCGGTCTCTCGGGAGCCCGTACTGCGGCCATCGAGAATGTTGGAAAGGGTACATTGCTCACTGCCAACGTTCCTGCTACCGAGAAACATTAG